A region of Vigna radiata var. radiata cultivar VC1973A chromosome 6, Vradiata_ver6, whole genome shotgun sequence DNA encodes the following proteins:
- the LOC106764137 gene encoding putative GATA transcription factor 22: MITLFLIHCFIPHFSLLLLLPSLSLCTLHCPLLLHTSHQTFLSLFLSISMTPYSLHSPSPSLQPQTQIFISSNNQDCPTFFNIFDPRKTIEIGAFTQTYQQDEKMVLHDGSSSNNLNSPEPVTVDPISRRNEGNLGSYKMDDEDIKHSHGSGKWMSSKMRLMKKMMRRSMSPTSDRLNPQGQEIRYSQRSPRNTSSSTTRVCSDCNTSTTPLWRSGPKGPKSLCNACGIRQRKARRAMAEASNGLVTPINSVYAKTRVYNKEKKSRGNHFAQFKNKYKSSTTTTTTTIASAGSSEGLRKIEYLKDFAISLSSKNSSFQQKVFPRDEVAEAAMLLMELSCGFVH; the protein is encoded by the exons ATGATAACTCTCTTTCTCATTCATTGTTTCATTCCCCATTtctcacttcttcttcttcttccttccctATCCCTCTGTACTCTCCATTGTCCATTACTTTTGCATACTTCACATCaaacttttctctctctctttctctccatATCCATGACTCCTTATTCCCTCCACTCACCATCTCCTTCCTTACAACCTCAAACCCAAATCTTCATTTCTTCTAATAATCAGGATTGCCCTACCTTCTTCAACATCTTTGATCCAAGGAAAACCATAGAAATTGGAGCCTTCACACAAACTTATCAACAG GATGAGAAGATGGTATTGCATGATGGATCATCAAGCAACAATCTGAATTCACCTGAGCCAGTTACGGTTGATCCAATTAGCAGGAGAAATGAGGGTAATTTAGGGTCGTACAAAATGGACGATGAAGACATAAAACACAGTCATGGGTCTGGGAAATGGATGTCTTCAAAGATGAGgttaatgaaaaagatgatgAGAAGGAGCATGAGTCCAACCTCTGACAGATTGAATCCACAAGGGCAAGAAATCAGATACAGCCAAAGAAGCCCTCGCAACACCAGCAGTAGCACCACTAGGGTTTGTTCGGACTGTAACACAAGCACTACCCCACTTTGGAGGAGTGGCCCTAAGGGTCCTAAG TCGCTTTGCAATGCCTGTGGAATTAGACAGAGGAAGGCAAGAAGGGCAATGGCTGAAGCTTCAAATGGTTTGGTCACTCCCATAAACTCAGTATATGCAAAGACCAGAGTGTACAACAAGGAGAAAAAGTCTCGTGGAAACCATTTTGCACAGTTCAAGAACAAGTACAAGTCCagtactactactactactactactattGCTTCTGCAGGCTCATCTGAGGGGCTGAGAAAGATTGAATATTTGAAGGATTTTGCCATAAGTTTGAGCAGTAAAAACTCATCTTTCCAACAAAAAGTGTTTCCACGGGATGAAGTAGCTGAGGCAGCAATGCTTCTGATGGAGTTATCCTGTGGTTTTGTCCATTGA